One genomic segment of Marinitoga piezophila KA3 includes these proteins:
- the glmU gene encoding bifunctional UDP-N-acetylglucosamine diphosphorylase/glucosamine-1-phosphate N-acetyltransferase GlmU codes for MKVLILAAGLGKRMKSKYPKVMHKILEKELVNWVIDTAKELNPTEIGVVLGYKGELVEKILPEGIKIYYQKEQLGTGHAVMSAEEFLNDEDILILYGDTPLITASTLSKLIDKHKNTNADATILTAILDNPAGYGRIVKDENGKFINIVEDADASEEEKKIKEINSGFVIFKGDKLKNALKELKPNNNQGEYYLTDVPKMLENVETYVLEDFSEALGINNRIQLANAEKILRKRILENLMLNGVTITDPDTVYIGPDVKIGQDTIIYPMTFIYGKTEIGEDCEIGPMTRINNCQIGNNVKILRSECEDAILKDNVSVGPYSRLRTGTVLNEKVKIGNYVETKKTIVGKGSKAQHLTYLGDATIGEDVNIGAGTITCNYDGKNKHKTFIGDRVFVGSNTALVAPVKIENDVLIGAGSTITEDIPEGSLALGRARQVTKENWVFNKREKGE; via the coding sequence ATGAAAGTATTAATTCTGGCAGCTGGTCTTGGAAAAAGGATGAAATCAAAATATCCAAAGGTAATGCACAAAATTCTTGAAAAAGAATTGGTAAATTGGGTAATAGATACTGCGAAAGAATTAAATCCTACAGAAATAGGAGTTGTTCTTGGATATAAAGGAGAACTTGTTGAAAAAATACTTCCAGAAGGAATAAAAATATATTATCAAAAAGAACAATTGGGAACTGGTCATGCTGTAATGTCAGCTGAAGAATTTTTAAATGACGAAGATATATTAATATTATATGGAGATACACCATTAATTACCGCTTCAACATTGTCGAAGTTAATTGATAAACATAAAAATACAAATGCAGATGCTACAATTCTAACCGCAATTTTAGATAATCCTGCTGGATATGGTAGAATAGTAAAAGATGAAAATGGAAAGTTCATAAATATTGTAGAAGATGCTGATGCATCAGAAGAAGAAAAGAAAATAAAAGAAATAAATTCAGGTTTCGTTATATTTAAGGGAGATAAGCTAAAAAATGCATTAAAAGAGTTAAAACCAAATAATAATCAAGGTGAATATTATCTAACAGATGTTCCTAAAATGCTAGAAAATGTGGAAACATATGTTTTAGAAGATTTTTCAGAAGCGTTGGGAATTAATAATAGAATTCAGCTGGCAAATGCTGAAAAAATATTAAGAAAAAGAATACTTGAAAATTTAATGCTAAACGGAGTTACAATAACAGATCCCGATACAGTATATATAGGTCCTGACGTAAAAATAGGGCAGGATACAATAATTTATCCAATGACATTTATATATGGAAAAACAGAAATAGGTGAAGATTGCGAAATAGGTCCTATGACACGAATAAATAATTGTCAAATAGGAAATAACGTGAAAATATTACGTTCAGAATGTGAAGATGCTATATTGAAAGATAATGTATCCGTTGGGCCATACTCCAGATTAAGAACCGGAACAGTATTAAATGAAAAGGTAAAAATAGGAAATTATGTTGAAACGAAAAAAACAATAGTGGGTAAAGGTTCAAAAGCACAACATTTAACCTATCTTGGTGATGCGACAATAGGTGAAGATGTAAATATAGGTGCTGGAACAATTACATGTAATTATGATGGAAAAAATAAACATAAAACATTTATTGGAGATAGAGTTTTTGTAGGTAGCAATACAGCATTGGTAGCTCCAGTAAAAATAGAAAATGATGTTTTAATAGGTGCTGGTTCAACAATAACAGAAGATATACCTGAAGGTTCACTTGCACTTGGAAGAGCAAGGCAGGTAACAAAAGAAAATTGGGTATTTAATAAGAGGGAGAAAGGAGAGTAA
- a CDS encoding STAS domain-containing protein, with protein sequence MKKYCDIEKFNNYYLLKFNDNLNIENGKFVKKQLEEILDIKDSNIIVDFSNVYYMDSNGLGIIITLIQKARHFNNKLIFININSMIKNILKITKVINLMLILDTIEEAKRYSKTAI encoded by the coding sequence ATGAAGAAATATTGTGATATAGAAAAATTTAATAATTATTATCTTTTAAAATTTAATGATAATTTGAATATAGAAAATGGAAAATTTGTAAAAAAACAATTAGAGGAAATTTTAGATATAAAGGATAGTAATATTATTGTGGATTTTTCAAATGTATATTATATGGATAGTAACGGACTTGGAATAATTATTACTTTAATTCAAAAAGCCAGACATTTTAATAATAAATTGATTTTTATAAATATAAATTCTATGATTAAAAATATCTTAAAAATTACCAAGGTTATTAATCTTATGCTTATTTTAGATACAATAGAAGAAGCTAAACGTTATAGTAAAACTGCTATTTAA
- the rplT gene encoding 50S ribosomal protein L20 produces MRVKRAVHARKKRKKYLKAAKGYRGALSRRYVLAKQQFFRSGKYAYAGRKQKKRDFRRLWITRINAAARNEGLKYNELIHGLKLAGVNINRKMLSELAVNDYEAFKEYVTIAKEAISR; encoded by the coding sequence ATGAGAGTTAAAAGAGCAGTTCATGCAAGAAAAAAGAGAAAAAAATATCTTAAAGCTGCTAAGGGTTACAGAGGAGCTTTAAGCAGAAGATATGTATTAGCAAAACAGCAATTCTTCAGATCAGGAAAATATGCATATGCAGGTAGAAAACAGAAAAAGAGAGATTTCAGAAGATTATGGATTACAAGAATTAATGCAGCTGCAAGAAATGAAGGATTAAAATATAACGAATTAATTCATGGTTTAAAATTAGCAGGTGTTAATATCAACAGAAAGATGTTATCAGAACTTGCTGTAAATGATTACGAAGCATTCAAAGAATATGTAACAATTGCTAAAGAAGCTATATCCAGGTAA
- a CDS encoding bifunctional folylpolyglutamate synthase/dihydrofolate synthase, translating into MIESLRKAVEYIYDRRGGTRIKYGLDRINKLCELLGNPQRDFPVIHVTGTNGKGSTSKAIHEILKAHGLKTGIFTSPHLTNIKERIKINGKSITEKEFVSILNDMIIPIEKMDAMSEDMSPSFFEIITALALKYFSEQNVDVAVLEVGLGGRLDATNVVNSEVSVITTVQYDHTSLLGDTLEQIAYEKAGIIKPDNYLVLGNINESSKEVIFERANEVGIRKVFEFEKDYNFKNPIYSLNWNSIDYKSIYTEIPGLVFKANGTYQPYNVSTAVMAVEAYMEKKELKFDIEKTKKGLKNFLWEGRFELIEYNDKKVILEGAHNISGALALKNSIKIYTKNFKKAALIGILDDKDFEGMVKLMADNFDYIIVTQVPNKRSSNPEAVYKAFKKYSRNVTYIQDPIKAFDYLLTIPYDYYFVTGSLYLVGKIRGYMLNLEEI; encoded by the coding sequence ATGATAGAGTCACTTCGAAAGGCTGTAGAGTATATATACGATAGGCGTGGTGGCACAAGAATAAAGTATGGTTTAGATAGAATAAACAAATTATGTGAATTATTGGGGAATCCTCAAAGGGATTTCCCTGTTATTCATGTAACAGGAACAAATGGTAAGGGAAGTACATCAAAAGCTATACATGAGATATTAAAAGCTCATGGGTTAAAAACAGGAATATTTACCTCTCCGCATTTAACCAATATAAAAGAGAGAATAAAAATAAACGGAAAATCCATAACAGAAAAGGAATTTGTTTCAATTCTTAATGATATGATTATTCCAATTGAAAAAATGGATGCCATGTCAGAAGATATGTCGCCATCATTTTTTGAAATTATTACCGCATTGGCATTAAAATATTTTTCAGAACAAAATGTTGATGTAGCTGTACTTGAAGTAGGACTTGGAGGAAGACTTGACGCTACTAATGTTGTGAATTCTGAAGTTTCTGTTATTACAACAGTACAATATGATCATACAAGTTTACTTGGAGATACATTAGAACAAATAGCCTATGAAAAAGCCGGAATAATAAAACCTGATAATTATTTAGTATTAGGAAATATAAATGAATCTTCAAAAGAGGTAATATTTGAAAGAGCCAATGAAGTTGGAATAAGAAAAGTATTTGAATTTGAAAAGGACTATAATTTTAAAAATCCCATATATTCATTGAATTGGAATTCAATTGATTATAAGAGCATATATACAGAAATTCCCGGGCTTGTATTCAAAGCAAATGGAACATATCAACCATATAATGTATCCACAGCTGTTATGGCAGTAGAGGCATATATGGAAAAAAAAGAGTTAAAATTTGATATTGAAAAAACAAAAAAAGGATTAAAAAACTTTTTATGGGAAGGGCGTTTTGAATTAATAGAATATAATGATAAAAAGGTTATATTAGAAGGAGCGCACAATATTTCTGGAGCTTTGGCATTAAAAAATTCAATTAAAATATACACAAAAAACTTCAAAAAAGCAGCTTTAATTGGAATATTAGATGATAAAGATTTTGAAGGAATGGTAAAGTTAATGGCAGATAACTTTGATTATATAATAGTTACTCAGGTTCCAAATAAACGATCTTCAAATCCAGAAGCAGTATATAAAGCATTTAAAAAATACTCAAGAAACGTTACATATATTCAGGATCCAATAAAAGCCTTTGATTATTTACTTACCATTCCGTATGATTATTATTTTGTTACAGGTTCTCTTTATTTGGTTGGAAAAATAAGAGGATATATGTTAAATCTGGAGGAAATATAA
- a CDS encoding 50S ribosomal protein L25 codes for MAKVYQLKAIERKEGEKANHIKKEGFIPAIVYGPGLEGGNIALKVSSVDAFLMIEKIEETTPIQLNIEKENGETYSVTTFLKTLQRHKVSDKPIHIDFYVPSAGHKMHLNIPIEFTGEAKGLSRGGMLEIHYHELPVEILPKDIVEKFVVDISELDLGDHITVKDLNISEEIDVLLDPEEVVIAVTEPRAAETTGEEETEEAEGEEA; via the coding sequence ATGGCAAAAGTATACCAGCTAAAAGCTATTGAAAGAAAAGAAGGAGAAAAAGCAAATCACATCAAAAAAGAAGGTTTTATTCCCGCTATAGTCTATGGACCTGGTTTAGAAGGCGGAAATATTGCTTTAAAGGTTTCTTCTGTTGATGCATTCTTAATGATTGAAAAAATTGAAGAAACAACACCTATTCAATTAAACATTGAAAAGGAAAATGGTGAAACATATTCAGTAACAACATTCTTAAAGACATTACAGAGACACAAAGTATCAGATAAACCAATTCACATTGATTTCTATGTTCCATCAGCAGGACATAAAATGCACCTTAACATTCCTATTGAATTTACAGGTGAAGCAAAAGGATTATCAAGAGGCGGTATGTTAGAAATCCACTACCACGAATTACCAGTTGAAATATTACCAAAAGATATTGTAGAAAAATTCGTAGTAGATATTTCAGAATTAGATCTTGGAGATCATATTACAGTAAAAGACCTCAACATATCTGAAGAAATAGATGTATTACTTGACCCAGAAGAAGTTGTTATAGCTGTTACAGAACCAAGAGCAGCTGAAACAACAGGTGAAGAAGAAACAGAAGAAGCAGAAGGAGAAGAAGCTTAA
- the ruvA gene encoding Holliday junction branch migration protein RuvA, whose protein sequence is MIRKVRGKVEKLTPDEIIIESGNMFFESIPTYRILERCEIGKEYVFETHLEISEWNIAFYMFYDDIERNIFLNLKKVSKLGGKSALKILQKIDVEQLINMIASQDVKGLSKLPGIGKKTAERIINELGENLETLPVSGESTKLKDALEALEALGFEKNKVFNVLKEIDIEKLTLENIITQALKKL, encoded by the coding sequence ATGATTAGAAAAGTAAGAGGAAAAGTGGAAAAATTAACTCCAGACGAAATAATAATAGAATCTGGAAATATGTTTTTTGAAAGTATTCCAACATACAGGATTTTAGAAAGATGTGAAATAGGAAAAGAATATGTGTTTGAAACACATCTTGAAATATCAGAATGGAACATAGCTTTTTATATGTTTTATGATGATATTGAAAGAAATATATTTCTTAATTTAAAAAAGGTTTCAAAACTTGGTGGAAAAAGTGCATTGAAAATTCTTCAGAAAATAGATGTAGAACAATTAATAAATATGATAGCTTCTCAGGATGTAAAGGGATTATCTAAACTTCCTGGAATAGGTAAAAAAACAGCAGAAAGAATAATCAACGAATTGGGTGAAAATCTTGAAACCTTACCTGTAAGTGGAGAAAGTACAAAATTAAAAGATGCTCTTGAAGCTCTTGAAGCTCTGGGATTTGAAAAAAACAAAGTATTTAATGTATTAAAGGAAATAGATATAGAAAAATTGACGCTTGAGAATATAATTACACAAGCTTTGAAGAAATTGTGA
- a CDS encoding valine--tRNA ligase — translation MDIGKRYTPNEIETKWYKVWLDEELFKAKGEGNGKFSVVIPPPNITGKIHMGHALNISLQDIVTRFKRMQGKDTLWLPGEDHAGIATQHVVEKFLMQSEGKRKEDYGREEFIKRVWNWANEYREHIKKQIMAIGASVDWSRERFTLDEGLNKAVRKVFVELYNEGYIYKGKYIVNWCPSCGTVLSDEEVEHKDEKGALYHIKYPIKGEDNYIIIATTRPETMLGDTAIAVHPSDERYKDYVGKVAILPLVGREIPIIADKYVDPSFGTGALKVTPAHDPNDYLLGQRHNLESVQIMDEYAKINENGGKYAGMTREEARKAVVEDLEKEGYLLKIEELEHSVGHCYRCDTVVEPFLLDQWFVKMKPLAEKAIEAVEDGDIKFYPERWKKVYLNWMNEIRDWCISRQLWWGHRIPVWYCEDCGHINVSEEDVHKCEKCGSTNLRQDEDVLDTWFSSALWPFSTLGWPEETEDLKKYYPTDLLMTGFDIIFFWVARMIVMGEKFMGDKPFSDVYIHQLVRDKHGRKMSKSLGNGIDPLEVIEKYGADPMRFALAILAAQGRDIKLDLQIIDSYSKFANKIWNATRFVLLNMDDFEKMELKPEDLTLEDKWMLTRLNKTIKEVTEAIEKYEFNIAARALYDFFWNEYCDWYIEAVKNRLKSEDKKLAQNVLVRVLDSSLRLLHPFMPFLTEELWQNLPKITDEKYLVTAKWPEYNENFVFENEEAEFEKIKAFIRGIRNVKADINIPQITKVEIAYKTLSDNDWIKRNEKTVKELAFVTNIEIVSEKPEKSATSYVDEDVEAYVKLGELIDIEAEKERLNKKLEKLNKEFQKYDKKLNNKNFIERAPEEVIEETKEKFEMVKSQIEKLEKLLRELD, via the coding sequence ATGGATATTGGAAAAAGATATACTCCAAATGAAATAGAAACAAAGTGGTACAAAGTTTGGCTTGACGAAGAATTGTTTAAAGCAAAAGGTGAAGGTAATGGTAAATTTTCTGTTGTGATACCTCCTCCTAACATTACTGGAAAAATTCATATGGGACATGCTTTGAATATTTCCCTTCAGGATATAGTGACAAGATTTAAAAGGATGCAAGGTAAGGATACATTATGGTTACCTGGTGAAGACCATGCAGGTATTGCGACTCAGCATGTTGTAGAAAAGTTCCTTATGCAAAGCGAAGGAAAAAGAAAAGAAGATTATGGCAGGGAAGAATTTATAAAAAGAGTATGGAATTGGGCAAATGAATATAGAGAACATATAAAAAAGCAAATAATGGCAATAGGTGCATCTGTTGACTGGTCAAGGGAAAGGTTTACACTTGATGAAGGTTTAAATAAAGCTGTAAGAAAGGTATTTGTTGAATTATACAATGAAGGATATATATATAAAGGAAAATATATAGTAAACTGGTGTCCAAGCTGTGGCACAGTTTTATCAGATGAAGAGGTTGAACATAAAGATGAAAAAGGTGCATTATATCATATAAAATATCCAATAAAAGGTGAGGATAATTATATAATAATTGCAACAACAAGGCCAGAAACAATGTTAGGAGATACAGCAATAGCTGTACATCCATCAGACGAAAGATATAAGGATTATGTTGGAAAAGTAGCTATATTACCATTAGTAGGAAGGGAAATACCAATAATCGCAGATAAATATGTTGATCCATCATTTGGAACAGGTGCTTTAAAGGTTACGCCTGCACATGATCCAAATGACTATTTACTTGGTCAGAGACATAATCTTGAATCAGTTCAAATAATGGATGAATATGCAAAGATAAATGAAAATGGTGGAAAATATGCCGGAATGACAAGAGAAGAAGCAAGAAAGGCTGTAGTTGAAGATCTTGAAAAAGAAGGATATTTATTAAAAATAGAAGAATTAGAACATTCAGTTGGTCATTGTTACAGATGTGATACAGTAGTTGAACCATTCCTCTTAGATCAATGGTTTGTAAAAATGAAACCACTTGCAGAAAAAGCAATAGAAGCTGTAGAAGACGGAGACATAAAATTCTATCCTGAAAGATGGAAAAAGGTATACCTTAACTGGATGAATGAAATAAGGGATTGGTGTATTTCAAGACAATTATGGTGGGGACATAGAATACCTGTATGGTATTGTGAAGATTGTGGACATATAAATGTTTCTGAAGAAGATGTACATAAATGTGAAAAATGTGGATCCACAAATCTAAGGCAGGATGAAGATGTACTTGATACATGGTTTAGCTCTGCATTATGGCCATTTTCAACATTGGGTTGGCCAGAAGAAACAGAAGATCTCAAAAAATACTATCCAACTGATCTGTTAATGACAGGTTTTGACATAATCTTTTTCTGGGTAGCAAGAATGATTGTAATGGGAGAAAAATTCATGGGAGATAAACCATTCTCAGATGTATATATTCATCAACTTGTAAGGGATAAACATGGACGAAAAATGTCAAAATCCCTTGGAAACGGTATTGACCCACTTGAAGTTATTGAAAAATATGGTGCTGATCCAATGAGATTTGCACTGGCAATTCTCGCGGCACAGGGAAGGGACATAAAATTAGATCTTCAAATAATTGATTCATATTCAAAATTTGCAAATAAAATATGGAATGCTACAAGGTTTGTATTGTTGAATATGGATGATTTTGAAAAGATGGAATTAAAACCGGAAGACTTAACCCTTGAAGACAAATGGATGCTTACAAGATTGAATAAAACAATAAAAGAAGTTACAGAAGCAATAGAAAAATACGAGTTTAACATTGCAGCAAGAGCATTATACGATTTCTTCTGGAATGAATACTGTGATTGGTATATAGAAGCTGTGAAAAATAGATTAAAATCAGAAGATAAAAAACTTGCACAAAATGTATTGGTTCGTGTTTTAGACTCTTCGTTAAGATTATTGCATCCATTTATGCCATTTTTAACAGAAGAATTATGGCAGAATTTACCAAAGATTACAGATGAAAAGTATCTTGTAACTGCAAAATGGCCAGAGTATAATGAAAACTTCGTATTTGAAAATGAAGAAGCAGAATTTGAAAAGATAAAAGCATTTATTAGAGGTATAAGAAATGTAAAAGCTGATATAAATATTCCACAGATAACAAAGGTTGAAATAGCATATAAAACTTTAAGCGATAATGACTGGATAAAGAGAAATGAAAAGACAGTTAAAGAATTGGCATTTGTAACAAATATAGAAATAGTTTCAGAAAAACCTGAAAAATCTGCAACATCATATGTTGATGAAGATGTTGAAGCATACGTAAAGCTTGGGGAACTTATTGATATAGAAGCTGAAAAAGAAAGATTAAACAAAAAGCTTGAAAAACTCAATAAAGAATTCCAGAAATACGATAAAAAATTAAATAACAAAAACTTTATTGAAAGAGCTCCTGAAGAAGTAATAGAAGAAACAAAAGAAAAATTTGAAATGGTAAAAAGCCAGATTGAAAAATTAGAAAAATTATTAAGGGAGTTAGATTAA
- a CDS encoding ribose-phosphate pyrophosphokinase produces the protein MPFSMAHEIKIFSGSANQPLAEKIVQYLGTRLSEVELGRFADGEVNLRIGETVRGLDTFVIQSTSSPVNESLMELLVMIDALKRASANSIAVVIPYFGYARQDRKVRGRDPISAKLVANLLTVAGATRIVTIDLHAEQIQGFFDIPVDNLMGFPVFVNYFRNECEDFDEENSVVVSPDVGGVKRARKFAEKMNLPLAILDKRRPKDNVAEIVNIIGDVNNKVAIIFDDIIDTGGSLVGAAEMLVKNGAKKVIACATHGVLSKNAKEKLQNSVIEKIYVTDTIYHNDLPDKFEVLSVSSILGETIARIKNNLSVSILFK, from the coding sequence ATGCCTTTTTCAATGGCCCACGAAATTAAAATATTTTCCGGTTCAGCTAATCAGCCATTAGCTGAAAAAATTGTTCAGTATCTTGGAACAAGATTAAGTGAAGTAGAACTTGGAAGATTTGCTGATGGTGAAGTAAATCTTCGAATTGGTGAAACAGTTAGAGGACTTGATACATTTGTTATTCAGTCAACCTCTTCACCTGTAAATGAAAGCTTAATGGAATTACTTGTAATGATTGATGCATTAAAAAGAGCATCAGCAAATTCAATAGCTGTTGTAATTCCATATTTTGGTTATGCGCGTCAGGACAGAAAAGTAAGAGGTAGAGATCCAATATCAGCAAAACTTGTAGCCAATCTATTGACTGTTGCAGGAGCAACAAGAATAGTAACAATAGACTTGCATGCGGAACAGATTCAGGGATTCTTTGATATACCTGTTGATAATCTTATGGGATTTCCTGTATTTGTAAATTATTTTAGAAATGAATGCGAAGATTTTGATGAAGAAAATTCCGTTGTTGTTTCACCAGATGTTGGTGGAGTAAAAAGAGCAAGGAAATTTGCAGAAAAAATGAATTTACCACTTGCAATACTCGATAAAAGAAGACCAAAAGATAATGTAGCAGAGATAGTCAATATAATTGGTGATGTAAATAATAAAGTAGCTATAATATTTGATGATATAATAGATACAGGAGGATCGTTAGTTGGAGCAGCAGAAATGCTCGTAAAAAATGGCGCTAAAAAGGTTATAGCGTGTGCAACTCATGGAGTTCTTTCCAAAAATGCAAAGGAAAAGTTACAAAATTCAGTAATTGAAAAAATATATGTTACAGATACAATATATCATAATGATTTGCCGGACAAATTTGAAGTATTAAGCGTATCTTCAATTCTCGGTGAAACAATTGCAAGGATCAAAAATAATTTATCAGTAAGTATACTCTTTAAATAA
- a CDS encoding sodium-translocating pyrophosphatase: MTILNLSGIVFGLVGIVFTIFLTFKVLENSPGNEKMQKISGAIQTGARAFLISEYKILYVIVGIIFILLGLTNGWMMALAFFLGATLSVLSGFFGMSIATKTNTRTAQGAIHSLSNGLKIAFNGGAIMGMTVASLGLFGLGLVFYLTNGDTISMSGYAMGASLVALFARVGGGIFTKAADVGADLVGKTEAGIPEDDPRNPAVIADNVGDNVGDVAGMGADLYESFVGSIFSASALGVILFSEKGATFPFIVVSIGIISAIIGILVFNFNLKDKENVDPSKALHFGMYIANILTLIGVFFLSLIFLKTLKPFYVIFLGMVVGMLIGSITEYYTAKEPVKHLAKSAVSGAAPLLINGMAVGMESTAIPVILISLATIVSYNLLGLFGIALAGVGMLATLGITLAIDAYGPIADNAGGIAQMAELEPYVRERTDALDAVGNTTAAIGKGFAIGSAALTALALFASYTKVVNLEIIDLAKSQVFIGALVGGMLPFLFSSMAMKAVGDAAEIMVEEVRRQFREIVGLMEGKADPDYSSCVAIATKGALKKMVLPSLLAVFMPIIMFFILGKEAVAGMLVGTTVSGVMLAIFMANSGGAWDNAKKYIETGEFGGKGSFAHKAAVIGDTVGDPFKDTAGPAINILIKLMSIVSIVVIPILIKIFQ, translated from the coding sequence ATGACAATACTAAATCTAAGCGGAATTGTATTTGGTCTTGTGGGGATTGTATTTACAATCTTTTTAACCTTTAAAGTACTTGAAAATTCACCGGGAAACGAAAAAATGCAAAAAATTTCTGGTGCCATTCAGACAGGTGCAAGAGCATTTTTGATTTCAGAATATAAAATCCTTTATGTAATTGTTGGAATAATATTTATATTATTGGGACTTACCAATGGCTGGATGATGGCGCTTGCATTTTTCCTGGGTGCAACCTTATCAGTTTTATCAGGTTTCTTTGGTATGAGTATTGCTACAAAAACAAATACCAGAACAGCTCAGGGAGCAATTCATTCTTTGAGTAATGGATTAAAAATAGCATTTAATGGTGGAGCTATAATGGGAATGACAGTAGCTTCATTGGGATTATTTGGTTTAGGACTCGTTTTTTATCTCACAAATGGCGATACCATATCAATGAGTGGCTATGCAATGGGAGCTTCATTGGTAGCGTTATTTGCAAGAGTTGGAGGAGGTATATTTACAAAAGCTGCAGATGTTGGTGCAGACCTTGTAGGAAAGACAGAAGCAGGAATTCCAGAAGACGACCCAAGAAATCCAGCTGTTATTGCTGATAATGTTGGTGATAATGTTGGTGACGTTGCTGGAATGGGAGCAGATTTATATGAATCATTTGTAGGTTCAATATTCTCTGCTTCTGCATTAGGGGTTATATTATTCAGCGAAAAAGGTGCAACATTTCCATTTATTGTAGTATCAATAGGTATAATATCTGCAATTATAGGAATTTTGGTGTTTAATTTTAATCTAAAAGACAAAGAAAATGTAGATCCTTCAAAAGCTTTACATTTTGGAATGTATATAGCAAATATACTCACATTAATAGGAGTATTTTTTCTATCATTAATATTCTTAAAGACATTAAAACCTTTTTATGTTATATTTCTGGGGATGGTAGTGGGAATGTTAATAGGTTCAATAACAGAATACTATACAGCAAAAGAACCTGTAAAACATCTTGCTAAAAGTGCAGTAAGCGGAGCTGCGCCATTACTAATAAATGGTATGGCTGTTGGTATGGAATCTACAGCTATTCCTGTAATATTAATATCTCTGGCAACAATAGTATCGTATAATCTTCTTGGATTATTTGGAATAGCGCTTGCAGGTGTAGGAATGCTTGCAACACTTGGAATTACTTTAGCAATAGATGCATATGGCCCTATTGCCGATAATGCAGGTGGTATTGCACAAATGGCAGAGCTTGAACCATATGTAAGAGAAAGAACCGATGCTTTAGATGCAGTTGGAAATACAACAGCTGCAATAGGTAAAGGATTTGCAATAGGTTCAGCTGCATTAACTGCTTTAGCATTATTTGCTTCATATACAAAGGTTGTAAACCTTGAAATAATAGATCTTGCAAAATCGCAGGTATTTATAGGTGCATTAGTTGGTGGAATGTTACCATTTCTTTTTTCATCAATGGCAATGAAAGCTGTTGGTGATGCTGCAGAAATAATGGTTGAAGAAGTAAGAAGACAATTTAGAGAAATTGTAGGATTAATGGAAGGAAAAGCTGATCCTGATTATTCATCATGTGTTGCCATAGCAACAAAAGGCGCTTTGAAAAAAATGGTATTACCTTCATTATTAGCTGTATTTATGCCAATAATAATGTTCTTTATACTTGGAAAAGAGGCAGTAGCCGGTATGTTAGTTGGAACAACAGTATCAGGTGTAATGCTTGCAATATTCATGGCAAATTCTGGTGGTGCATGGGACAATGCAAAAAAATATATTGAAACAGGCGAATTTGGCGGTAAAGGTTCATTTGCACATAAGGCAGCAGTTATTGGAGATACTGTAGGAGATCCATTTAAAGATACCGCAGGCCCTGCTATTAACATACTTATTAAATTAATGTCTATAGTTTCTATTGTTGTTATTCCTATATTAATAAAAATCTTTCAATAA
- the pth gene encoding aminoacyl-tRNA hydrolase — protein sequence MKIIIGLGNPGPRYVFTKHNVGFLVIDRYYELNKQIFKKIEKNTFEGYINDDIILIKPLTYMNLSGKVFFELKNYIEEISPENILVIYDDISIDLGKIRIRPNGSAGGHNGLKSIISVLGTKDFPRIRVGIGPKPEGIDLADYVLSEFTNEEMYKLYKVIDKTVDAINIILGGKITDAMNKYNNRDLTGDD from the coding sequence ATGAAAATAATAATAGGATTAGGTAATCCAGGCCCACGTTATGTCTTTACAAAGCATAACGTGGGGTTTTTGGTTATCGATAGATATTATGAGTTAAATAAGCAGATATTCAAAAAAATTGAAAAAAACACCTTTGAAGGATATATAAATGATGATATAATATTAATAAAACCGCTTACATATATGAATTTAAGCGGAAAGGTGTTTTTTGAACTGAAAAATTATATAGAAGAAATATCACCGGAGAATATACTGGTAATATATGATGATATATCCATTGATCTTGGGAAGATTAGAATAAGACCAAATGGTTCTGCTGGAGGCCATAATGGATTAAAATCCATTATCTCCGTACTTGGTACAAAAGACTTTCCAAGGATACGCGTTGGAATAGGGCCAAAACCAGAAGGAATAGACCTTGCAGATTATGTATTAAGTGAGTTTACAAATGAAGAAATGTATAAATTATACAAAGTAATAGATAAAACAGTAGATGCAATAAACATTATTCTCGGAGGAAAAATAACAGATGCAATGAACAAATATAACAATCGTGATTTAACTGGAGATGATTAA